From the genome of Aspergillus chevalieri M1 DNA, chromosome 8, nearly complete sequence, one region includes:
- a CDS encoding SIR2 family NAD-dependent protein deacylase (COG:B,K;~EggNog:ENOG410Q10R;~InterPro:IPR017328,IPR026590,IPR026591,IPR029035, IPR003000;~PFAM:PF02146;~go_function: GO:0008270 - zinc ion binding [Evidence IEA];~go_function: GO:0017136 - NAD-dependent histone deacetylase activity [Evidence IEA];~go_function: GO:0070403 - NAD+ binding [Evidence IEA]), with translation MGNEPSTLVDEKTPPSVLEARTVEALAKYVHEKRVRKIVVMVGAGISTSAGIPDFRSPDTGIYANLAFLDLPDPEAVFDISFFRQNPKPFYALARELAPGRYRPTIAHSFIKLLYDKGLLLKHFTQNIDCLERQAGVPGEMIVEAHGSFANQHCIECKAAYPEQEMKEHVEKGEVPTCKECKGLVKPDIVFFGEALPEDFFLNRELPGAADLCIVMGTSLQVQPFASLPGFVSDGVPRVLINLERVGGMGSRPDDVLILGDCDAGVRKLAAAFGWLEDLEALWEETNPDKDARDAEMAPLQTKDERLHDEVERLTSEVDRTLGLSGAYERKVRDHMDRQRAKEEAKQASGAQSADADDSEGSGLGHVFPHLAKKKPLL, from the exons ATGGGCAACGAACCGTCCACTTTAGTGGACGAAAAAACGCCTCCGTCCGTATTGGAGGCACGGACGGTGGAGGCCTTGGCCAAGTATGTCCACGAGAAGCGTGTGCGAAAGATTGTGGTTATG GTTGGAGCAGGAATCAGTACCTCAGCTGGAATCCCCGACTTTCGCTCCCCGGATACTGGCATCTACGCCAATCTTGCGTTTCTAGATCTCCCGGACCCCGAGGCTGTCTTTGACATCAGTTTCTTCCGACAAAACCCCAAGCCTTTCTATGCGTTGGCGCGCGAGTTGGCGCCAGGTCGGTATCGACCTACGATCGCGCATTCGTTTATCAAATTACTCTACGACAAGGGCTTGCTGCTGAAACATTTTACGCAAAACATTGACTGCCTAGAGCGGCAGGCGGGGGTGCCGGGCGAGATGATTGTCGAAGCGCACGGGAGTTTCGCAAACCAGCACTGTATCGAGTGCAAGGCAGCATATCCCGAACAGGAAATGAAAGAGCACGTGGAAAAGGGCGAGGTACCGACGTGCAAGGAATGCAAGGGTCTGGTGAAGCCGGATATTGTGTTCTTCGGGGAAGCTCTCCCGGAGGATTTCTTTTTGAACCGCGAGCTTCCTGGCGCGGCAGATTTGTGCATTGTCATGGGGACTAGTCTCCAAGTGCAGCCGTTTGCTAGTTTACCGGGGTTTGTCTCGGATGGCGTTCCCCGTGTTTTGATTAACCTGGAGCGCGTGGGCGGTATGGGCTCTCGTCCAGATGATGTACTTATTCTTggagattgcgatgctgGGGTGCGGAAATTGGCCGCAGCATTTGGATGGTTGGAAGACCTTGAAGCGTTGTGGGAGGAAACCAATCCGGACAAGGACGCTCGGGATGCCGAGATGGCGCCGTTGCAGACCAAGGACGAGCGACTCCACGACGAAGTCGAGCGGTTGACCAGTGAAGTGGACCGGACACTGGGGCTATCGGGTGCTTACGAACGGAAAGTGCGAGACCATATGGACCGGCAGCGGGCAAAGGAGGAGGCCAAGCAGGCATCCGGGGCACAATCGGCCGATGCGGACGACAGCGAGGGATCGGGATTGGGACATGTGTTTCCGCAtctggcgaagaagaagccatTGCTGTAA
- a CDS encoding Golgi transport complex subunit COG4 (COG:U;~EggNog:ENOG410PG81;~InterPro:IPR013167;~PFAM:PF08318): MAIPPATAVNGHAESPSSSFPPNSEKSPQPQPNSTPSSDPDIFNASSVAEIKATLSHLHTQEASVTSRLDALVASQKDFSRELSRLDLLRANLGSQTTTTRSIRHGMLSSAAVTADRISSAVRRLDLEQARVKATLEVVEQVAELKACVLGVSGSMGAPQDWETAASYLHRAAQIPDEVVKGAFAGEMVPTAEVPDPPNVTLDTAAESLCGLFLREFDKAVKEGNGAKITRFFKLFPLIGRSEVGLDVYGRYVCQGVAARARANLNAGTGGREGFFYANALTKLFEHIAQIIDGHGGLVERHYGPRKMNRVIERLQLEADVQGGIVLDTWGDERHVDRKLTDIKSYAFTFLVQSFLPTQRPGAPRSHSPARVATGGEDEGVDMKEIDGLLNEMGIMLGRWSLYCRFLADACNPEDEKHTLPQFLANSSLTKKITTRLATPFNTMTTFFVRRSVEKAFQLDESPTGLTLNPHKPLKSDPPYITSAVDDIMYIVNKVIQQTLATSQIAVVTNVIPTLARILGSDFIGMTQRKMRDECYPRPVVQGALPPEQTVLFFLVLINNLDIAVDYIQRIVTNNTEARTPLPSTHLNPNQPEETISQLDSLFPVPGEAKQASQALQSLSSSFESKVSDLLGDGIQVIFNNVIKPRLRPILADAFRDIEYQPDHNDPSTTPVPIDDVEDDDMHTGPGPGTERPTTRFTTSWTALLTPLSRILTPPSFDKLLSVTTTYLSRLLEKRLWSYHGRVNALGATRLERDISGIVNAAVDVAGSGIGGGRYKHREAFGRCLQMVLVMGMDEEEWEDVVRGGETGDVVDRLSVEERGRVRGMVRRF; this comes from the coding sequence ATGGCCATTCCACCGGCCACCGCTGTCAATGGACACGCAGAGTCACCCTCGTCCTCTTTTCCACCAAACTCGGAAAAATCCCCGCAACCGCAACCTAATTCCACCCCGTCCTCGGACCCTGACATCTTCAACGCCAGCTCCGTCGCCGAAATCAAAGCTACCCTATCCCACCTGCACACCCAAGAAGCCAGCGTGACCTCTCGTCTCGACGCCCTCGTCGCTTCCCAAAAAGACTTCTCCCGAGAACTCTCCCGCCTAGACCTGCTCCGTGCCAATCTCGGCTcccaaacaacaacaacccgcTCCATCCGCCATGGCATgctctcctccgccgccgtcaCGGCGGACCGCATCTCGAGTGCCGTCCGACGATTGGACCTCGAACAGGCTCGTGTCAAGGCAACCCTTGAGGTTGTCGAGCAAGTCGCTGAGTTAAAGGCGTGTGTGCTTGGTGTTTCGGGATCAATGGGCGCGCCGCAGGATTGGGAGACTGCTGCTAGTTACTTGCACCGGGCGGCGCAGATCCCTGATGAAGTGGTGAAGGGGGCATTTGCAGGGGAGATGGTGCCGACTGCTGAAGTGCCGGACCCGCCGAACGTCACGTTGGATACAGCTGCGGAGTCGCTGTGTGGGTTGTTTTTGAGGGAGTTCGACAAGGCGGTTAAAGAGGGGAATGGGGCGAAGATCACGCGGTTCTTCAAGCTGTTTCCACTTATTGGGAGGTCGGAGGTTGGATTGGACGTTTATGGGCGGTATGTGTGTCAGGGTGTTGCTGCGCGGGCGCGTGCGAATTTGAATGCTGGCACTGGGGGTAGAGAGGGGTTCTTCTATGCGAATGCATTGACCAAGTTGTTCGAGCATATTGCGCAAATTATCGATGGCCATGGTGGATTGGTTGAGCGGCACTACGGTCCTAGGAAGATGAACCGCGTTATTGAACGGTTGCAGCTCGAAGCAGACGTCCAGGGAGGAATTGTCCTCGATACCTGGGGCGATGAACGACATGTAGATCGCAAGTTGACGGATATCAAATCCTACGCATTTACTTTCTTGGTGCAGAGTTTCCTTCCCACTCAGAGGCCGGGTGCACCTCGGTCCCATTCGCCAGCCCGCGTGGCTACAGGAGGTGAAGACGAAGGCGTGGACATGAAGGAAATCGATGGCCTCCTGAACGAAATGGGCATAATGCTAGGTCGCTGGTCCCTCTACTGCCGCTTCCTAGCAGACGCATGTAACCCGGAGGATGAGAAACACACGCTCCCCCAATTCCTCGCCAACTCCTCCCTTACCAAGAAAATCACCACCCGCCTCGCAACCCCTTTCAACACAATGACAACCTTCTTCGTCCGCCGCTCCGTCGAGAAAGCCTTCCAGCTCGACGAATCCCCAACAGGCCTCACTCTCAACCCCCACAAACCCCTCAAATCCGACCCTCCTTACATCACCTCCGCCGTCGACGACATCATGTACATCGTCAACAAAGTCATCCAACAAACCCTTGCAACCTCGCAAATCGCCGTCGTCACAAACGTCATCCCAACACTCGCCCGCATCCTCGGCTCCGACTTCATCGGCATGACACAGCGCAAAATGCGCGACGAATGCTACCCCCGCCCTGTCGTCCAGGGCGCCCTCCCCCCAGAGCAAAcagtcctcttcttcctcgtgcTAATCAACAACCTCGACATCGCAGTCGACTACATCCAGCGCATCGTCACCAACAACACCGAAGCACGAACGCCACTGCCATCAACACACTTAAACCCAAACCAACCAGAAGAAACAATCAGCCAACTAGACTCCCTCTTCCCCGTCCCCGGGGAAGCAAAACAAGCATCCCAAGCCCTCCAGTCCCTATCCTCATCCTTCGAGTCAAAGGTCTCCGACCTCCTCGGCGACGGCATCCAAGTCATCTTCAACAACGTAATCAAGCCGCGCCTACGCCCAATCCTCGCAGACGCATTCCGTGACATCGAATACCAGCCCGACCACAACGACCCCTCCACCACCCCCGTTCCCATCGACGACGTCGAGGACGACGACATGCACACAGGGCCAGGCCCAGGCACAGAACGCCCAACAACACGCTTCACCACGTCTTGGACAGCCCTCCTCACGCCCCTCTCACGGATCCTAACACCCCCATCCTTCGACAAATTACTCTCCGTGACAACGACGTATCTCTCGCGTCTCCTCGAGAAGAGACTATGGTCGTATCATGGTCGGGTGAACGCGCTCGGCGCGACAAGACTCGAGCGCGATATCTCTGGAATCGTGAATGCAGCAGTCGACGTCGCGGGGAGCGGTATCGGCGGAGGACGCTACAAGCACCGGGAGGCATTTGGGAGATGTCTGCAGATGGTTCTTGTTATGGggatggatgaggaggagtgGGAGGATGTGGTTCGGGGCGGGGAGACGGGGGATGTTGTTGATCGGTTGAGTGTCGAGGAGAGGGGGAGGGTGAGGGGGATGGTTAGACGGTTTTGA
- the pmr1 gene encoding Ca(2+)/Mn(2+)-transporting P-type ATPase PMR1 (COG:P;~EggNog:ENOG410PIJI;~InterPro:IPR006068,IPR018303,IPR023298,IPR023299, IPR001757,IPR004014,IPR036412,IPR008250;~PFAM:PF00689,PF13246,PF00122,PF00690,PF00702;~TransMembrane:8 (i93-111o117-133i350-369o375-404i900-921o933-955i976-994o1006-1024i);~go_component: GO:0016021 - integral component of membrane [Evidence IEA];~go_function: GO:0000166 - nucleotide binding [Evidence IEA]), which produces MSRSATPALPLHNAPISESRPPSTTPLRPNAPSSTSTSTYSLLDPQETAERLQTSFVYGLSPAEAEIRLARDGPNELPHEEPEPLWLRFLKQFRETLILLLLGSAAISFFMGNYDDAVSITLAVTIVVTVGFVQEYRSEKSLEALSRLVPHYAHLIRNVPSADSTTINNAGAMPGGAEMELQEVRTKSPSSVSAAVKAASTVPATELVPGDLVLFSTGDRIPADIRITAATDLSIDESNLTGENEPVAKYFDALRKGKESLVVGSPKIVTPPRSPFYDAPASGAVGADIRLNEQHNIAFMGTLVRSGYGQGIVIATGAKTEFGSISASLQEIESPRTPLQLSMDRLGQELSYMSFGVIGLIVVIGLLQGRKLLEMFTIGVSLAVAAIPEGLPIIVTVTLALGVLRMAKRGAIMRRLPSVETLGSVNVVCSDKTGTLTMNHMTVTKIWHFDCDEAFEVHRDGTALDLGPAARTILRTGNIANNARLSRIHANSPASASSAAVLSSTVDSSSGAVKSRWVGQPTDVAILDLLDNLGEDDVRERISTRVSETPFSSERKWMGVIIGGTSSDAEFAYIKGALEQVLRRCDTYMTKEGREVILDEPRRKTIRQAAEQMAGEGLRVLAFASGAVRELPRYRRSTPVSSPHVGSNEDDDRYSGLVFTGLVGMNDPPRKDVHKSIRRLMSGGVRVIMITGDAEATAVAIAKKIGMPVSDNPVSRTVLGGDEVDRMSTQELSQAISSTSIFARTSPDHKMKIVRALQARGDVVAMTGDGVNDAPALKKADIGISMGKLGTDVAKEAADMILTDDDFSTILRAIEQGKGIFYNIQNFITFQLSTSVAALSLVLLSTTLGFKNPLNAMQILWINILMDGPPAQSLGVEPVDPSVMGRPPRPKQARVLTKPLIQRVLTQASMIMLGTLAIYIYEMGDADTLGKRVVTAHDTTMTFTCFVLFDMFNALTCRSEGKSVLRGELSLFGNKMFNYAVMGSLAGQACVIYLPMLQSIFQTEALGLGHLVKLVIISSSVFWVDEGRKHMNAMKKRRAVGVGYSANV; this is translated from the exons atgtCAAGGTCCGCGACGCCTGCACTACCTTTGCATAATGCACCAATTTCCGAATCGAGACCCCCGTCTACAACACCGTTACGTCCCAATGCTCCCTCGTCG ACATCCACGTCGACATATTCGCTATTAGACCCGCAAGAAACGGCGGAACGATTACAGACATCCTTCGTCTACGGACTGTCCCCCGCAGAGGCAGAGATACGGTTAGCACGAGATGGGCCAAACGAGCTGCCTCACGAGGAGCCAGAGCCCTTGTGGCTTCGGTTTCTGAAGCAATTCAGGGAGACGCTAATCCTACTGCTCCTGGGATCGGCAGCGATCTCCTTTTTCATGGGCAACTACGATGACGCAGTCAGTATCACTCTCGCAGTAACTATCGTCGTTACAGTCGGTTTCGTTCAAGAGTACCGATCGGAGAAATCGTTGGAAGCATTGAGCCGTCTCGTCCCTCACTACGCACATCTCATTCGAAATGTCCCATCGGCCGATAGCACTACGATCAACAATGCTGGCGCTATGCCGGGCGGGGCAGAGATGGAACTACAGGAGGTCAGAACAAAGAGTCCGAGTTCGGTTTCCGCTGCAGTCAAGGCGGCTAGTACTGTTCCTGCCACCGAGCTGGTTCCCGGTGATTTGGTACTGTTCTCGACCGGTGATCGAATTCCTGCGGATATCCGTATCACTGCGGCGACAGACCTATCGATCGACGAGTCCAACTTGACAGGGGAGAATGAACCCGTGGCAAAATACTTCGATGCACTGCGAAAGGGAAAGGAGAGCCTTGTTGTTGGATCGCCGAAGATTGTTACCCCTCCTCGATCGCCATTCTACGATGCACCTGCCAGCGGGGCAGTCGGGGCGGATATTCGTCTGAACGAGCAACACAACATCGCATTCATGGGTACGCTGGTGCGGTCAGGCTACGGACAGGGAATAGTCATCGCGACCGGTGCTAAGACGGAATTTGGCAGTATCTCGGCCTCTCTGCAGGAGATTGAAAGCCCTCGGACCCCGCTACAGCTATCGATGGACCGACTTGGACAGGAATTGAGCTATATGTCTTTCGGTGTTATTGGTCTGATTGTGGTGATCGGGCTGCTACAGGGCAGAAAGCTACTTGAGATGTTCACCATCGGTGTCTCGCTTGCTGTGGCAGCAATCCCGGAAGGTCTGCCGATTATTGTGACTGTCACGTTGGCACTGGGTGTGCTACGTATGGCCAAACGAGGGGCCATCATGCGCAGACTGCCTAGCGTGGAAACCTTGGGGTCTGTCAACGTCGTTTGCAGTGATAAGACCGGTACCTTGACCATGAACCATATGACTGTGACCAAGATATGGCATTTTGACTGTGACGAGGCCTTTGAAGTTCACAGGGACGGTACTGCATTGGATCTAGGCCCGGCTGCTCGAACCATCTTGCGAACTGGAAACATTGCCAACAACGCCAGACTGTCACGTATCCATGCCAACTCGCCTGCGAGTGCATCCTCTGCCGCAGTGCTCTCGTCTACCGTCGACAGCTCCTCTGGTGCGGTTAAGAGTCGATGGGTTGGACAACCCACGGATGTCGCGATTTTGGACTTGCTGGATAACTTGGGAGAGGATGACGTGCGTGAGCGGATCAGCACGCGTGTTTCGGAAACTCCCTTTAGCTCTGAGCGCAAGTGGATGGGTGTCATCATCGGTGGCACATCGAGTGATGCGGAATTTGCTTATATCAAGGGAGCGTTGGAACAAGTCCTCCGACGGTGCGACACTTACATGACAAAGGAGGGCCGCGAGGTCATCCTGGACGAGCCACGGCGCAAGACGATTCGACAGGCAGCGGAGCAGATGGCAGGCGAGGGACTACGTGTTCTTGCCTTTGCAAGCGGTGCGGTCCGAGAGCTGCCTCGATACCGACGAAGCACACCTGTTTCTTCTCCGCATGTGGGCTCCAACGAGGACGATGATCGATACAGTGGCCTGGTTTTTACTGGGTTGGTTGGGATGAACGATCCTCCACGCAAGGACGTGCACAAGTCCATTCGACGGCTGATGTCTGGCGGTGTACGGGTTATTATGATCACAGGCGATGCCGAGGCCACGGCCGTTGCGATCGCCAAGAAAATCGGCATGCCGGTCAGCGACAACCCGGTATCACGGACCGtgcttggtggtgatgaggtGGACCGCATGAGCACACAGGAACTTTCGCAAGCTATATCATCGACCTCGATCTTCGCGCGAACCAGCCCCGATCACAAGATGAAGATTGTGCGTGCGCTGCAAGCTCGGGGAGATGTGGTAGCGATGACTGGGGATGGTGTGAATGATGCACCGGCTCTGAAGAAGGCGGATATTGGTATCTCGATGGGCAAGCTGGGCACGGACGTTGCCAAGGAGGCGGCGGATATGATCTTGACGGACGATGATTTCTCAACGATCCTGCGGGCTATTGAGCAGGGCAAAGGAATTTTCTATAATATCCAGAACTTCATCACGTTCCAGCTGAGCACGAGTGTGGCTGCGTTGAGTTTGGTTCTGTTGAGTACGACGTTGGGCTTCAAGAATCCGCTTAATGCCATGCAGATTCTGTGGATCA ACATCCTCATGGATGGACCTCCAGCCCAATCTCTAGGCGTCGAACCCGTCGACCCATCCGTCATGGGCCGCCCTCCACGCCCCAAACAAGCCCGTGTCCTCACCAAACCCCTAATCCAACGCGTCCTCACGCAAGCCTCCATGATCATGCTGGGCACACTAGCAATCTACATCTACGAAATGGGCGACGCCGATACCCTGGGCAAACGCGTGGTAACCGCCCACGACACCACCATGACTTTCACCTGCTTCGTCCTCTTCGACATGTTCAACGCACTCACGTGCCGCAGCGAGGGCAAGTCGGTGCTCCGCGGCGAACTATCACTTTTCGGAAACAAGATGTTCAATTACGCGGTTATGGGCTCGCTTGCGGGGCAGGCGTGTGTGATCTATCTGCCCATGTTGCAGAGTATTTTCCAGACGGAGGCTCTGGGACTGGGGCATTTGGTGAAGTTGGTGATTATCTCGAGCAGTGTGTTTTGGGTGGACGAGGGGAGGAAACATATGAAtgcgatgaagaagaggagggctGTGGGGGTGGGATATAGTGCGAATGTTTGA
- a CDS encoding ammonium transporter (COG:P;~EggNog:ENOG410PFGK;~InterPro:IPR024041,IPR001905,IPR029020,IPR018047;~PFAM:PF00909;~TransMembrane:11 (o49-69i81-99o139-160i167-191o203-225i237-257o269-290i297-315o321-340i361-381o401-426i);~go_component: GO:0016020 - membrane [Evidence IEA];~go_function: GO:0008519 - ammonium transmembrane transporter activity [Evidence IEA];~go_process: GO:0015696 - ammonium transport [Evidence IEA];~go_process: GO:0072488 - ammonium transmembrane transport [Evidence IEA]) has translation MAEAPYAPDYASYNWTGAPSNYDALTTNELGGDSRTENLNKWFQAGDQAYIITASAMVMVMVPGLGFLYSGLARRKSALSMIWACMASMSVVTFQWYFWGFTLAFSPTATNGYIGNLRSFGLMKTLANPSPGSALIPDLLYAFYQMQFCAVTAAIVMGAVAERGRLLPAMVFVFVWATIVYCPLACWVWNVNGWAYKWGVLDYAGGGPVEIGSGLSALAYSMVLGRRQERMMLNFRPHNVSLILLGTVFLWFGWLGFNGGSSFGANLRATMACWNTNLTAAFGAITWVILDWRLARKWSMVGWCSGTISGLVAATPASGFLTPWASVILGIVTGIVCNYATKVKYWIRIDDSMDVFAEHGVAGIVGLIFNALFADDSIVGLDGVNTGSGDGGWVIHNYKQLYIQIAYIVATCAYSFVVSAIIAFIINAIPGLNLRASEEAELLGMDDDQLGEFAYDYVEVRRDYLAWTPQKQDQLEDGHEIPAAARYGIGEHSEMMLDGQPAPDSSRGWSEPDSGSQELKMPPAPRQVAEQHPVDEIHEASFPPSSTQVDEKAE, from the exons ATGGCGGAGGCTCCCTACGCCCCCGATTACGCCTCCTACAACTGGACCGGTGCTCCCTCCAACTATGATGCTCTCACCACCAACGAACTCGGAGGGGACTCCAGGACCGAGAACCTGAACAAATGGTTCCAGGCCGGTGACCAGGCCTACATTATTACCGCCTCTGCAATGGTCATGGTCATGGTGCCCGGTCTGGGTTTCCTCTACTCCGGTCTCGCGCGTCGAAAGTCCGCCCTTAGCATGATCTGGGCCTGTATGGCTTCCATGTCCGTCGTCACCTTTCAATGGTACTTTTGGGGGTTTACCTTGGCCTTTTCTCCTACCGCGACCAATGGGTACATTGGCAACCTGCGCAGCTTTGGTTTGATGAAGACGCTGGCCAATCCTAGTCCGGGGTCGGCTTTGATTCCGGACCTGCTCTATGCGTTCTATCAG ATGCAATTCTGTGCAGTCACCGCCGCCATCGTCATGGGTGCCGTCGCTGAACGTGGTCGTCTCCTTCCCGCCATGGTCTTTGTCTTCGTCTGGGCCACCATCGTCTACTGCCCTCTCGCCTGCTGGGTCTGGAACGTCAACGGCTGGGCCTACAAATGGGGTGTTTTGGATTACGCTGGGGGTGGTCCCGTCGAGATCGGCTCTGGTCTGTCCGCGCTCGCCTACTCGATGGTTCTCGGTCGTCGTCAGGAACGCATGATGCTCAACTTCCGTCCGCACAACGTCTCGCTTATCCTCCTTGGTACCGTCTTTCTCTGGTTCGGTTGGTTGGGTTTCAACGGTGGCTCGTCGTTTGGTGCGAACCTGCGGGCTACCATGGCTTGCTGGAACACCAACCTGACGGCTGCTTTTGGCGCGATTACCTGGGTTATTCTCGATTGGCGCTTAGCTCGCAAGTGGTCTATGGTCGGTTGGTGTTCGGGTACCATCTCCGGCTTGGTGGCAGCTACTCCTGCCTCTGGTTTCCTTACCCCCTGGGCTAGTGTGATTCTGGGTATTGTGACGGGTATTGTTTGCAACTATGCTACCAAGG TCAAATACTGGATCCGCATCGATGACTCTATGGATGTCTTCGCCGAACACGGTGTCGCAGGTATCGTCGGCCTCATCTTCAACGCCCTCTTCGCAGACGACTCGATCGTCGGCCTCGACGGCGTCAACACCGGCTCGGGGGATGGTGGCTGGGTCATCCACAACTACAAACAACTCTACATCCAAATCGCCTATATCGTTGCCACCTGCGCGTACTCGTTCGTCGTCTCCGCCATCAtcgccttcatcatcaacgCCATCCCGGGTCTTAACCTGCGTGCCTCCGAAGAAGCCGAACTGCTCGGCATGGACGATGACCAGCTCGGTGAATTCGCCTACGACTACGTCGAAGTCCGTCGTGACTACCTTGCCTGGACGCCCCAGAAACAGGACCAGCTCGAGGACGGCCATGAGATCCCTGCTGCTGCGCGGTACGGGATTGGCGAGCACTCCGAGATGATGCTCGACGGACAGCCTGCTCCGGATAGCAGCCGTGGGTGGAGCGAGCCGGATAGTGGATCCCAGGAGCTTAAGATGCCGCCTGCGCCAAGACAAGTTGCGGAGCAGCATCCTGTGGATGAGATTCATGAGGCTTCTTTCCCGCCGTCGTCGACGCAGGTTGATGAGAAGGCGGAGTAA